The following are encoded in a window of Paraburkholderia hospita genomic DNA:
- a CDS encoding DUF4148 domain-containing protein, whose translation MHIARKLIVLLASASLGIGAAAPAFAQNDASSGTGAAGLAASAAKPTKQQKKQARKEARAKKNAELKKLEDAGYQPGRANDPNYPQDLQDAQKKAGIGTGASQ comes from the coding sequence ATGCACATCGCCAGGAAACTGATCGTCCTCCTCGCCTCGGCCTCGCTGGGCATCGGCGCGGCTGCTCCGGCATTTGCGCAAAACGACGCGTCGTCAGGCACGGGCGCGGCGGGCCTGGCCGCCTCCGCCGCGAAGCCGACCAAGCAGCAGAAAAAGCAGGCCCGCAAGGAAGCGCGCGCGAAGAAGAACGCCGAGTTGAAAAAGCTCGAAGACGCGGGCTACCAGCCTGGCCGCGCGAACGACCCGAACTACCCGCAGGATTTGCAAGACGCGCAGAAAAAGGCAGGTATTGGCACGGGCGCGAGCCAATAA
- a CDS encoding FadR/GntR family transcriptional regulator, whose protein sequence is MDYRHLQKRKSLHARIVQELGIEIVSGRLAPGERLPAEATLCEKYGVSRPVLREATRVLVAKGLVVSKPRVGSVVRPREEWHMLDPDVLYWTLNSIPEGEFFLSLMTVRRIIEPAAAALAATAATDEDLVRIGSAYDRMEHAQSAGDLLEPDLEFHRAIMAATHNDMLAYIGNMMSLALSESIKLTSRHPDTHALSLPRHKAILTAIQNRDALAARQASLVQLENARVDADTILGIAAHSLS, encoded by the coding sequence ATGGACTACCGGCATCTTCAGAAACGCAAAAGCCTGCATGCGCGGATCGTGCAGGAACTCGGCATCGAGATCGTAAGCGGCAGGCTGGCGCCAGGCGAACGCCTGCCCGCCGAAGCGACGCTGTGCGAAAAATACGGCGTGAGCCGTCCCGTGCTGCGCGAAGCGACGCGCGTGCTGGTCGCCAAAGGGCTGGTCGTTTCGAAGCCGCGCGTGGGCAGCGTCGTGCGGCCGCGCGAAGAGTGGCACATGCTCGATCCCGACGTGCTCTACTGGACGCTCAACAGCATTCCCGAAGGTGAGTTCTTTCTGTCGCTGATGACGGTGCGCCGCATCATCGAACCGGCTGCGGCCGCGCTCGCCGCAACGGCGGCCACGGACGAAGATCTGGTGCGGATCGGCTCCGCGTACGACCGCATGGAGCACGCGCAAAGCGCCGGCGATCTGCTTGAGCCGGACCTCGAATTTCACCGCGCGATCATGGCTGCGACGCACAACGACATGCTCGCGTATATCGGCAACATGATGTCGCTGGCTTTGTCGGAATCGATCAAGCTGACGAGCCGCCATCCCGACACGCACGCGTTATCGCTGCCGCGCCATAAGGCGATCCTCACCGCGATCCAGAATCGCGATGCATTGGCCGCGCGTCAGGCGAGCCTCGTGCAGCTCGAAAACGCGCGCGTCGATGCCGATACGATTCTCGGCATCGCCGCGCACAGCCTGAGCTGA
- the araG gene encoding L-arabinose ABC transporter ATP-binding protein AraG, with translation MNANDAASATHATDATYVAPSEQPLTASATHLELDGITVAFPGVKALGNVSFDVRGGEVHGLMGENGAGKSTLLKVLSGVNQTQAGALRLAGVEHKFTTTKAAIEAGIAIIYQELHLVPELTVAENLMLGQLPNRFGVLDEKALVKRAVTELERLGESIDPNTQVKSLSIGQRQMIEIGKALMRDARVIAFDEPTSSLSARETERLFKIINALRAQGRAVIYVTHRMDEVYELCDRVTVFRDGRRIETFDSVADLDRDRLISCMVGRSIRDVYGYRPRTAGEVQLEAKQLMGPGLSAPVSFTARKGEIVGFFGLVGAGRSELMKLLYGATRPASGHVELNGKRVSFATPRDAVRAGIALCPEDRKQEGIVAIASVADNLNISARRHFSPLSFLLNGKRERDLTREYIDKLSIKTRNTETVIGTLSGGNQQKVILSRWLAERIDVFLLDEPTRGIDVGARAEIYDLLYDLAEAGRTVIVVSSDLAEVIGIADRVLVMKEGRIVGDLPKAQATPDQLIKLALPQ, from the coding sequence ATGAACGCGAATGACGCCGCCAGCGCCACCCATGCAACCGACGCCACCTACGTTGCTCCTTCGGAACAGCCGTTGACGGCGTCCGCCACGCATCTCGAACTCGACGGCATTACCGTCGCGTTTCCGGGCGTGAAGGCGCTCGGCAACGTGTCTTTCGACGTGCGCGGCGGTGAAGTGCACGGCCTGATGGGCGAGAACGGCGCGGGCAAGTCGACGCTGCTGAAGGTGTTGTCGGGCGTGAACCAGACGCAGGCGGGCGCATTGCGCCTCGCCGGCGTCGAACACAAATTCACGACGACGAAGGCCGCGATCGAGGCGGGCATCGCGATCATCTATCAGGAACTGCATCTCGTGCCCGAGCTGACGGTCGCTGAGAACCTGATGCTCGGGCAGTTGCCGAACCGCTTCGGCGTGCTCGACGAGAAAGCGCTCGTCAAACGCGCGGTGACCGAGTTGGAGCGGCTGGGCGAATCGATCGATCCGAATACGCAGGTGAAGAGCCTGTCGATCGGCCAGCGGCAGATGATCGAAATCGGCAAGGCGCTGATGCGCGACGCGCGCGTGATCGCCTTCGACGAACCGACCAGTTCACTGTCCGCGCGCGAAACGGAACGGCTCTTCAAGATCATCAATGCATTGCGCGCGCAGGGGCGCGCAGTGATTTACGTCACGCACCGGATGGACGAAGTCTACGAACTGTGCGACCGCGTCACCGTGTTTCGTGATGGCCGCCGGATCGAGACGTTCGATTCCGTTGCGGACCTGGATCGCGACCGGCTCATCAGTTGCATGGTGGGCCGCTCGATTCGCGATGTATATGGGTATCGTCCGCGTACGGCGGGCGAGGTACAGCTTGAAGCGAAGCAGTTGATGGGGCCGGGGCTTTCCGCTCCGGTCTCCTTCACTGCGCGCAAGGGCGAGATCGTCGGCTTCTTCGGGCTCGTGGGCGCGGGGCGCTCCGAGTTGATGAAGCTGCTCTATGGCGCGACGCGGCCGGCAAGCGGCCATGTCGAACTGAACGGCAAGCGTGTGTCGTTTGCAACGCCGCGCGACGCGGTGCGCGCAGGCATTGCGCTGTGCCCGGAAGATCGCAAGCAGGAAGGCATCGTTGCGATTGCTTCCGTGGCCGACAACCTGAACATCAGTGCGCGCCGGCATTTCAGCCCGTTGAGCTTTCTGCTGAACGGCAAGCGTGAACGCGACCTGACGCGCGAATACATCGACAAGCTGTCGATCAAGACACGCAACACGGAAACCGTGATCGGCACGCTGTCGGGCGGCAACCAGCAGAAGGTGATCCTGTCGCGCTGGCTGGCCGAACGCATCGACGTGTTTCTACTCGACGAACCGACGCGCGGCATCGACGTCGGCGCGCGCGCGGAAATCTACGACCTGCTGTACGACCTCGCGGAAGCGGGACGCACGGTGATCGTCGTATCGAGCGATCTGGCGGAAGTGATCGGCATTGCGGACCGCGTGCTGGTGATGAAGGAAGGGCGCATCGTCGGCGATCTGCCGAAAGCGCAGGCCACGCCCGATCAACTGATCAAACTCGCTTTGCCGCAGTAA
- a CDS encoding Gfo/Idh/MocA family protein, which produces MNNRLSIGIVGVGKIARDQHLPAIAALDGFELVACASRNAQVDGVRNYKTIEEMLANEPQLDAVSLCATPQVRFDQARVALAAGKHVMLEKPPGASVHEVDVLRAMARNAGRTLFATWHSRYAPAVETAREWLASRTLQEVQVRWKEDVRRWHPGQAWIWTPGGLGVFDPGINALSIITHMLPREVILREATLSVPANVQTPIAAELDFIDEAGVPVRAEFDWRHGPVEQWEIEVKTTDGVLHLSEGGKKLAIAGKPVELGPEREYPSLYERFHWLITHGEHDVDVRPLRLVADAFLLGRRHEVEPFHD; this is translated from the coding sequence ATGAACAACAGACTTTCCATTGGCATCGTCGGCGTCGGCAAGATTGCGCGCGACCAGCATCTTCCCGCTATCGCCGCGCTCGACGGCTTCGAACTCGTTGCGTGCGCGAGCCGCAATGCGCAGGTCGACGGCGTGCGCAACTACAAGACCATCGAAGAGATGCTGGCCAATGAGCCGCAACTCGACGCCGTGTCGCTGTGCGCGACGCCTCAGGTGCGCTTCGACCAGGCGCGCGTTGCGCTCGCAGCCGGCAAGCACGTGATGCTCGAAAAGCCGCCCGGCGCGAGCGTGCATGAAGTGGACGTATTGCGCGCGATGGCACGCAACGCGGGCCGCACGCTGTTCGCCACATGGCATTCGCGTTACGCGCCCGCTGTCGAAACAGCGCGTGAATGGCTCGCCTCGCGCACGCTGCAGGAAGTGCAGGTGCGCTGGAAGGAAGACGTACGCCGCTGGCATCCGGGCCAGGCGTGGATCTGGACGCCGGGTGGACTCGGCGTGTTCGATCCGGGCATCAACGCGCTGTCGATCATCACGCACATGCTGCCGCGCGAAGTCATTCTGCGCGAGGCGACGCTCTCGGTGCCCGCTAACGTGCAGACGCCTATCGCCGCCGAGCTCGATTTCATCGACGAAGCGGGCGTGCCCGTGCGTGCTGAATTCGACTGGCGTCATGGTCCCGTCGAGCAATGGGAAATCGAAGTGAAGACGACGGACGGCGTGCTGCATCTGAGCGAAGGCGGCAAGAAGCTCGCGATCGCGGGCAAGCCGGTCGAGCTCGGACCCGAGCGCGAGTATCCGTCGCTGTACGAGCGGTTCCACTGGCTGATCACGCATGGCGAGCACGACGTGGATGTGCGCCCGCTGCGGCTGGTCGCCGATGCATTCCTGCTTGGCCGTCGTCACGAGGTCGAGCCGTTTCACGACTAG
- a CDS encoding IlvD/Edd family dehydratase: MTDQPRKLRSAAWFGTADKNGFMYRSWMKNQGIPDHEFAGKPIIGICNTWSELTPCNAHFRKLAEHVKRGVYEAGGFPVEFPVFSNGESNLRPTAMFTRNLASMDVEESIRGNPIDAVVLLAGCDKTTPALLMGAASCDVPAIMVSGGPMLNGKHEGRDIGSGTVVWQLSEQVKAGKISIHEFMSAEAGMSRSAGTCNTMGTASTMACMAEALGVTLPHNAAIPAVDSRRYVLAHLSGMRIVEMALQDVRLSKLLTREAFENAIRANAAIGGSTNAAIHLKAIAGRIGVTLELDDWTRIGRGTPTLVDLQPSGRFLMEEFYYAGGLPAVLRRLGEAGLLPHPDALTANGKTLWENSIDAPIYNDEVIRPLEKPLREDGGLCVLRGNLAPNGAVLKPSAATPALLKHRGRAVVFENFDDYKKRIVDPELDVTADSVLVMKNCGPKGYPGMAEVGNMGLPPKLLAQGVTDMVRVSDARMSGTAYGTVVLHVAPEARAGGPLAVVRDGDWIELDCDVGRLHVDIDEKEMTARLAEWKESQQRNPADASGYRNLYIDHVLQADQGCDFDFLVGCRGAEVPAHSH; encoded by the coding sequence ATGACCGACCAACCCCGCAAACTGCGCTCCGCCGCCTGGTTCGGCACCGCCGACAAGAACGGCTTCATGTACCGCAGCTGGATGAAGAATCAGGGCATCCCCGATCACGAATTCGCTGGCAAGCCGATCATCGGCATCTGCAATACGTGGTCCGAACTCACGCCGTGCAATGCGCACTTTCGCAAGCTCGCCGAACACGTGAAGCGCGGCGTGTATGAAGCGGGTGGTTTCCCCGTCGAGTTTCCGGTGTTCTCGAATGGCGAGTCGAACCTGCGGCCCACGGCCATGTTCACGCGCAATCTCGCGAGCATGGATGTCGAGGAATCGATTCGCGGCAATCCCATCGACGCCGTCGTGCTGCTCGCCGGCTGCGACAAGACCACGCCCGCGTTGCTGATGGGCGCAGCCAGTTGCGATGTGCCCGCGATCATGGTGAGCGGCGGGCCGATGCTCAACGGCAAGCATGAAGGGCGCGACATCGGCTCGGGCACGGTCGTGTGGCAACTCAGCGAACAGGTGAAGGCGGGCAAGATCTCGATTCACGAGTTCATGTCGGCGGAAGCGGGCATGTCGCGCTCGGCGGGCACCTGCAACACGATGGGCACGGCGTCGACGATGGCCTGCATGGCGGAAGCGCTCGGCGTCACGCTGCCGCACAACGCGGCGATTCCCGCCGTCGATTCGCGCCGCTATGTGCTCGCGCATCTGTCGGGCATGCGTATCGTCGAGATGGCGTTGCAGGACGTGCGGCTGTCGAAGCTGCTCACGCGCGAGGCCTTCGAGAACGCGATCCGCGCGAATGCGGCGATCGGCGGTTCGACCAATGCGGCGATCCACCTGAAGGCGATTGCGGGCCGCATCGGCGTGACGCTCGAACTGGACGACTGGACGCGTATCGGACGCGGCACGCCGACGCTGGTCGATCTCCAGCCTTCAGGCCGTTTCCTGATGGAAGAGTTTTACTATGCGGGCGGCTTGCCCGCCGTGCTGCGCAGGCTCGGCGAAGCGGGTCTGCTGCCGCATCCCGATGCGCTGACCGCGAACGGCAAGACGCTGTGGGAAAACAGCATCGACGCGCCGATCTACAACGACGAAGTGATCCGGCCGCTAGAGAAGCCGTTGCGCGAAGACGGCGGCCTGTGCGTGCTGCGTGGCAATCTCGCGCCCAATGGCGCGGTGCTCAAGCCGTCGGCGGCCACGCCTGCGCTATTGAAGCATCGCGGCCGCGCCGTGGTGTTCGAGAACTTCGACGACTACAAGAAGCGCATCGTCGATCCCGAACTCGACGTGACGGCGGACTCCGTGCTCGTGATGAAGAACTGCGGACCGAAGGGTTACCCCGGCATGGCGGAAGTCGGCAACATGGGCCTGCCGCCGAAGCTGCTCGCGCAAGGCGTGACGGACATGGTGCGCGTGTCGGATGCGCGCATGAGCGGCACTGCGTATGGCACGGTGGTTTTGCACGTGGCGCCCGAAGCGCGTGCGGGCGGGCCGCTCGCTGTGGTGCGCGACGGCGACTGGATCGAGCTGGATTGCGACGTGGGCCGTCTACATGTCGATATCGACGAGAAGGAAATGACCGCGCGTCTCGCCGAATGGAAGGAGTCGCAGCAACGCAATCCCGCCGATGCGAGCGGCTATCGCAACCTCTATATCGACCATGTGCTGCAGGCCGATCAGGGCTGCGATTTCGACTTTCTGGTGGGTTGTCGCGGCGCGGAAGTGCCGGCGCATTCGCATTGA
- a CDS encoding response regulator, with translation MTAVGAVDQISFRRIIRRNIALPLALGVVTMALFVALIAYLVNTMSWVEHSERVIGNANEMLRLAVDRESALRGFLITDDETFLAPYQLGQPRFETEINTLMQLVSDNPSQVEQLKRIRGVQQRWDQFAQEMIDLRRRNLDYTDQVKSGRGKIEFDETRRLFGQFLAVEEALRQQRSSDARSVTFVLVGVFLLFSLSISGFIAYRGRRDLVNLSESYGGVLARQAEHTEVLQQQVWLRSGQRLLAEKIVGQSSSPLVGRAILDFLAEYLDVVVAAMYVRDRATSSLKRIATYGFSQESEQATRTFREAESLIGQAAVSRRTLVLHDVPDDYVKVVSGTGMSPPRNLVVLPIENDGIVNGVVELGFMRNIAPRDHEFLQLIANSMGDSIEAALYRERLQDALAETQQLNEELQVQQEELRVSNEGLEERGRALVESQSRLEAQQAELEQTNVQLEDYAKRLERQKADLLEAQDELAANAARLEQSSRYKSEFLANMSHELRTPLNSSLILARLLQENRTGNLSEEQVRYAETIHASNSDLLVLINDILDLSKVEAGQITIDSVTVPVDSMLQSLREMFEPMAAAKHLQFSVERAPGVPETFVTDGQRVTQILRNLLSNALKFTEHGEVALTVAAGDSDTLRFDVRDTGIGIAADKLELIFEAFQQADGSTSRHYGGSGLGLSISREFARLLGGRVSVASEPGKGSVFTLWLPLQGPADAEARATQVAEPLTLPVRSKPAPSPVAKAASVSAPVQAGNAQPTIGDDRDNLRHEDRLILAIEDDLVFAEILRDLTHELEFDFVHASDATTGLTLVRDMQPTAVLLDVGLPDRSGLTVLEWLKNDPTTRHIPIHIVSATDHAEKALHLGAVGYTLKPTARTTLEAAIRRLESRLQQRMKRVLVIEDDAAMRESIRALLRSDTTEIVAVATLAGALEQLSTTLFDCVVTDLALPDGTGYDLLEQLAADVTHQAMPVIVYTGRMLSGDEEHRLRRYSKSIIIKGAKSPERLLDEVTLFLHSVESSLAPEQQRMLRTVRQRDNQFEGRTILLAEDDVRNIFALSHVLEPLGAKLEIARNGREALEALNSGREVDLVLMDIMMPEMDGLTAIAHIRRDERFAHLPIVALTAKAMAQDRMRCLEAGADDYISKPIDVDKLISLCRVWLRQR, from the coding sequence TTGACCGCTGTCGGCGCTGTCGATCAGATCAGTTTTCGCCGCATCATTCGCCGCAATATCGCGCTGCCGCTCGCGCTCGGGGTCGTCACGATGGCGCTGTTCGTCGCGCTGATCGCCTATCTCGTCAATACGATGAGCTGGGTCGAGCATTCGGAGCGCGTGATCGGCAACGCGAATGAAATGCTACGGCTTGCCGTCGATCGCGAGTCCGCATTGCGCGGCTTCCTGATTACGGACGACGAGACTTTCCTCGCGCCGTATCAGCTCGGTCAGCCGCGTTTCGAAACCGAGATCAACACGCTGATGCAACTGGTGTCCGACAATCCTTCCCAGGTCGAACAGCTCAAACGCATTCGCGGCGTGCAGCAGCGCTGGGACCAGTTCGCGCAGGAGATGATCGATCTACGCCGGCGTAACCTCGACTACACCGACCAGGTGAAGAGTGGACGCGGAAAAATCGAATTCGACGAAACCCGGCGGCTCTTCGGCCAGTTTCTCGCTGTCGAGGAAGCGCTGCGTCAACAGCGCTCCAGCGACGCGCGCAGCGTCACCTTCGTTCTGGTGGGCGTCTTTCTGCTTTTCAGCCTGTCGATCAGCGGCTTCATCGCCTATCGCGGACGGCGCGATCTGGTGAATCTGTCCGAGTCGTACGGCGGCGTGCTCGCGCGCCAGGCCGAGCACACTGAAGTCTTGCAGCAGCAGGTATGGCTGCGCTCCGGGCAGCGGCTGCTCGCGGAGAAGATCGTCGGCCAGTCGAGTTCGCCTCTCGTCGGCCGCGCGATCCTCGACTTTCTCGCCGAATATCTCGACGTCGTGGTCGCGGCAATGTACGTGCGCGACCGCGCGACCAGCAGCCTCAAACGCATCGCCACCTACGGCTTCAGCCAAGAAAGCGAACAGGCGACGCGCACATTCCGCGAAGCCGAAAGCCTGATCGGCCAGGCGGCCGTGTCGCGCCGCACGCTCGTGTTGCACGACGTCCCCGACGACTACGTGAAAGTCGTCTCCGGCACGGGCATGAGCCCGCCGCGCAATCTCGTCGTGCTGCCTATCGAAAACGACGGCATCGTGAACGGCGTCGTCGAACTCGGCTTCATGCGCAACATCGCGCCGCGCGATCACGAGTTTCTGCAACTGATCGCGAACAGCATGGGCGACTCCATCGAGGCCGCACTGTATCGCGAGCGCCTGCAGGATGCGCTCGCCGAAACGCAGCAGTTGAATGAAGAGCTTCAGGTGCAGCAGGAAGAATTGCGCGTGTCGAACGAAGGGCTCGAAGAACGCGGTCGCGCGCTCGTCGAATCGCAATCGCGGCTCGAAGCGCAGCAGGCGGAACTCGAGCAGACCAACGTGCAGCTCGAAGACTACGCGAAGCGCCTGGAGCGCCAGAAGGCCGATCTGCTCGAAGCGCAGGACGAACTCGCCGCGAACGCCGCGCGGCTGGAGCAGTCGAGCCGCTACAAGTCCGAGTTCCTTGCGAACATGTCGCACGAACTGCGCACGCCGTTGAACAGCTCGCTGATTCTCGCGCGTCTGTTGCAGGAGAACCGCACGGGCAATCTGTCGGAAGAACAGGTGCGCTACGCGGAAACGATTCACGCGTCGAATAGCGACTTGCTGGTGCTGATCAACGACATTCTCGATCTGTCGAAAGTGGAAGCCGGGCAGATCACAATCGACAGCGTAACGGTGCCCGTCGACTCGATGCTGCAATCGCTGCGCGAAATGTTCGAGCCGATGGCGGCGGCGAAGCATTTGCAGTTCTCGGTCGAACGCGCGCCCGGCGTGCCCGAGACGTTCGTCACCGACGGCCAGCGTGTCACGCAGATTCTGCGTAATCTGCTGTCGAACGCATTGAAGTTCACCGAGCACGGCGAAGTCGCGCTGACGGTCGCCGCCGGCGACTCGGACACGCTGCGCTTCGACGTGCGCGACACGGGTATCGGCATCGCCGCCGACAAGCTCGAACTGATCTTCGAAGCCTTCCAGCAGGCGGACGGCTCGACGAGCCGCCACTACGGCGGCAGCGGCCTCGGCCTGTCGATCTCGCGCGAATTCGCGCGGCTGCTGGGCGGCCGCGTGAGCGTCGCGAGCGAACCCGGCAAGGGCAGCGTGTTCACGCTATGGCTGCCGCTGCAAGGCCCTGCCGATGCGGAGGCCCGCGCGACGCAGGTAGCCGAGCCACTGACGCTGCCCGTGCGCAGCAAGCCCGCGCCGTCGCCCGTGGCCAAAGCCGCGTCTGTGTCGGCGCCCGTGCAGGCGGGCAACGCGCAGCCGACTATCGGCGACGACCGCGACAACCTGCGCCACGAAGACCGCCTGATTCTCGCGATCGAAGACGATCTCGTCTTTGCCGAGATCCTGCGCGATCTCACGCACGAACTCGAATTCGATTTCGTCCATGCCAGCGATGCGACGACAGGCCTCACGCTCGTGCGCGACATGCAGCCGACGGCTGTGCTGCTCGACGTCGGCCTGCCCGACCGCTCGGGGCTGACGGTGCTCGAATGGCTGAAGAACGATCCCACCACGCGTCACATTCCGATTCACATCGTCTCCGCCACCGATCACGCTGAAAAGGCGCTGCATCTAGGCGCGGTCGGCTACACGCTGAAGCCCACTGCGCGCACCACGCTCGAAGCCGCGATCCGGCGGCTGGAGTCGCGCCTGCAGCAGCGCATGAAGCGCGTGCTGGTGATCGAGGACGATGCGGCAATGCGCGAGAGCATCCGCGCGCTGCTGCGGAGCGACACCACGGAAATCGTCGCCGTCGCGACGCTCGCGGGCGCGCTGGAGCAATTGTCCACAACGCTGTTCGATTGCGTCGTGACCGACCTCGCGCTGCCCGACGGCACCGGCTACGATCTGCTCGAACAGCTCGCCGCCGACGTCACGCATCAGGCGATGCCCGTCATCGTCTACACGGGCCGCATGCTGTCGGGCGACGAGGAGCACCGGCTGCGCCGCTACTCGAAATCGATCATCATCAAAGGCGCGAAATCGCCGGAACGTCTGCTCGATGAAGTGACGCTGTTCCTGCATAGCGTCGAGTCGTCGCTCGCGCCCGAGCAGCAGCGCATGCTGCGCACCGTGCGCCAGCGCGACAACCAGTTCGAAGGGCGCACCATCCTGCTCGCGGAAGACGACGTGCGCAATATCTTCGCGCTGTCGCATGTGCTCGAGCCGCTTGGCGCGAAGCTCGAAATTGCGCGCAACGGGCGCGAAGCGCTCGAAGCGCTGAACAGCGGACGCGAGGTGGACCTCGTGCTGATGGACATCATGATGCCGGAGATGGATGGCCTGACGGCGATCGCACACATCCGCCGCGACGAGCGCTTCGCGCATCTGCCCATCGTCGCGCTGACGGCGAAAGCAATGGCGCAAGACCGCATGCGCTGCCTCGAAGCGGGCGCCGACGACTACATCTCGAAGCCCATCGACGTCGACAAGCTGATCTCGCTTTGCCGCGTCTGGCTGCGGCAACGCTAG
- a CDS encoding arabinose ABC transporter substrate-binding protein yields MTRKLRRLTLSAMAAALLAAPFAVQMTAHADTPLKIGVLVKMPEQAWFINEQKAAAALGQKEGFSVVNIGAPDGEKVLAAIDNLGAQGAQGFVICPPDVRLGPAIQARAKRYNMKFVTVDDQLVDSTGKPLANVPHLGMSAFKIGNQVGTAITDEMKKRGWKPEEVGAIRITDYELPTAKLRTDGATESLLANGFKKDNIFDAPQKTTDDEGGFNAASPVLSKHPNIKKWVIFALNEESVLGGVRATEQLHIPGADVIGVGINGAGEAFAEFQKKEPTGFYGTIAVSSTNHGKQSTQNLVDWIKSGKQPPADTQTTGKLMTRENWKDVRTELGI; encoded by the coding sequence ATGACCCGCAAGCTTAGACGCCTCACTTTGTCCGCGATGGCCGCCGCGCTGTTGGCCGCGCCGTTCGCCGTGCAGATGACTGCACACGCGGATACGCCGCTGAAAATCGGCGTGCTCGTGAAAATGCCGGAGCAGGCATGGTTCATCAACGAGCAGAAAGCGGCGGCGGCTTTGGGCCAGAAGGAAGGCTTCTCGGTCGTGAACATCGGCGCGCCCGACGGCGAGAAAGTGCTGGCCGCGATCGACAACCTCGGCGCACAAGGTGCGCAGGGCTTCGTGATCTGCCCGCCCGACGTGCGTCTTGGACCGGCGATTCAGGCGCGCGCAAAGCGCTACAACATGAAGTTCGTGACTGTCGACGATCAGCTGGTCGACTCGACGGGCAAGCCGCTCGCGAACGTGCCGCATCTGGGCATGTCGGCGTTCAAGATCGGCAATCAGGTTGGCACGGCGATCACCGACGAAATGAAGAAGCGCGGCTGGAAGCCGGAAGAGGTGGGCGCGATCCGCATCACCGACTACGAGCTGCCAACGGCCAAGCTGCGCACCGACGGCGCAACGGAATCGTTGCTCGCCAACGGCTTCAAGAAGGACAACATCTTCGACGCACCGCAAAAGACCACCGACGACGAAGGCGGCTTCAACGCAGCGTCGCCCGTGCTGTCGAAGCATCCGAACATCAAGAAGTGGGTGATCTTCGCGCTGAACGAAGAGAGCGTGCTGGGCGGCGTGCGCGCCACCGAGCAACTGCACATTCCCGGCGCGGACGTGATCGGCGTGGGCATCAACGGCGCGGGCGAAGCGTTCGCCGAGTTCCAGAAGAAGGAACCGACGGGTTTCTACGGCACGATCGCCGTCAGCTCGACGAACCACGGCAAGCAGAGCACGCAGAATCTCGTCGACTGGATCAAGTCGGGCAAGCAGCCGCCCGCCGATACGCAGACCACGGGCAAGCTGATGACGCGCGAGAACTGGAAGGACGTGCGTACGGAACTCGGAATCTGA
- a CDS encoding asparaginase: protein MSVAATVYRGDIVENTHIAHVAVVDTEGALLYSYGDPSRFTLVRSAAKPAQALAVVESGALERFGFDGADLALMCGSHSSEDRHIERARHMLAKSQATEADLRCGGHPPISDAVYREWIKRDFIPGAVCSNCSGKHAGMLAGARAIGAALADYHLPEHPLQRLVKRTVADACDLPDDGVQWAVDGCNLPTPAFPLDRLARLYMKLARAADGHVSTDSKRDAALAQIFRAMTGYPEMVAGEGRFCTALMGAFEGALVGKVGADASYAIGVRASAQTAKLGAKGALGIAVKVEDGNSTILYAIVAELLTKLGIGDDAAHRALDGFRLRATRNTAGLETGRVEVTVPLVRAG from the coding sequence ATGTCCGTTGCTGCAACCGTCTATCGCGGCGATATCGTCGAGAACACGCATATCGCGCATGTGGCCGTCGTAGATACAGAAGGAGCGCTGCTGTATTCGTACGGCGACCCGTCGCGCTTCACGCTGGTGCGATCGGCAGCGAAGCCGGCGCAGGCGCTCGCCGTCGTCGAGTCGGGCGCGCTCGAGCGCTTTGGTTTCGACGGCGCGGACCTCGCGCTGATGTGCGGCTCGCACAGCAGCGAAGATCGACACATCGAACGCGCGCGCCACATGCTCGCAAAGTCGCAGGCGACGGAAGCCGATTTGCGTTGCGGCGGCCATCCGCCCATTTCGGATGCCGTCTACCGCGAATGGATCAAGCGCGACTTCATTCCGGGCGCCGTGTGCAGCAACTGTTCGGGTAAGCACGCGGGCATGCTGGCGGGCGCGCGGGCGATCGGCGCGGCGCTCGCCGACTACCATCTGCCGGAACATCCGTTGCAGCGGCTCGTGAAGCGCACGGTTGCCGACGCCTGCGATCTGCCCGACGACGGCGTGCAGTGGGCTGTGGACGGCTGCAATCTGCCGACGCCCGCGTTCCCGCTCGATCGTCTTGCGCGTCTTTACATGAAGCTCGCGCGGGCCGCCGACGGGCATGTGTCGACAGATTCGAAAAGAGACGCGGCGCTCGCGCAGATCTTCCGTGCAATGACGGGCTATCCGGAGATGGTCGCGGGCGAAGGGCGGTTCTGCACCGCGTTGATGGGCGCATTCGAAGGCGCGCTGGTCGGCAAGGTCGGCGCGGACGCGAGCTATGCGATCGGCGTGCGCGCGTCGGCGCAGACGGCGAAGCTCGGCGCGAAGGGCGCGCTCGGCATCGCGGTGAAAGTGGAAGACGGCAACTCGACGATCCTCTATGCGATCGTCGCTGAATTGCTCACCAAGCTCGGCATCGGCGACGACGCTGCGCATCGCGCACTCGATGGTTTCCGTTTGCGCGCCACCCGCAACACGGCCGGTCTCGAAACGGGCCGGGTCGAAGTGACCGTGCCGCTCGTCAGAGCCGGCTGA